GAGGACACCAGGGAAGGTGTGAAATGGAAGAGAATATAACATCACTGGCAGCGTTTTCTGATTTTTTTAAGGATACGTTAAAACTAAAAGAAGTAGATGTGAAAACCTATTCCCCGCTGGCATTGGCATATATCGGAGATGCAGTTTATGAACTGATCGTACGTACGAAGGTGATGAACCATGGAAGCACTCAGGTGAATAATATGCATAAGAAGAGTGCGAGGCTGGTAAACGCAGGAGCGCAGGCAGAGATCATCCGCCGGCTTCTTGAAGACGAAGACTTAACTCCGGAAGAGGTGGCAACATACAAAAGGGGACGCAATGCCAAGTCTGCGACAACCGCGAAACACGCAACTGTTGCCGATTACAGGACTGCAACCGGATTTGAGGCCCTGTGTGGCTATCTGTATTTAAACGGCAATTTAGACCGTCTGATCACCCTGGTAGGCAAAGGACTTGAACGAATAGGAGAACTGGAATGATAGAGGAATTTACCATAGAAGGAAGGAATGCGGTATTAGAAGCATTCCGCTCCGGAAAAACCATTGATAAGCTGTATGTACAAAAGGGAGTCCAGGATGGCCCCATCCAGTCCATTATCAGGGAAGCGAAAAAGAAAGACACCATCATTAATTTTGTAGAAAGAGAGCGCCTGGACCAGATGTCCGAGGAAGGGCATCACCAGGGCGTTATTGCCCATGCTGCGGCTTATGAATACGCAGAGGTTGAAGATATACTTAAGGCAGCCGAAGAAAAGGGAGAACCTCCCTTCCTCTTTCTGCTAGACGGAATTGAAGATCCTCACAATCTGGGAGCGATCATCCGTACAGCAAATTTAGCAGGAGCCCATGGGGTTATTATCCCTAAGCGCCGGGCCGTTGGTCTTACGGCAACGGTTGCAAAGACTTCAGCCGGGGCGCTTAATTATACGCCTGTGGCTAAGGTTACAAATCTCACAGCTACCATGGAAGAATTAAAGAAAAAAGGGATGTGGTTTGTCTGTGCAGATATGGATGGAGAACTCATGTACCGTCTTGATTTAAAGGGACCGATCGGCCTTGTGATCGGCAGCGAAGGAAGCGGCGTGGGAAAATTGGTCAAAGAAACCTGTGACATGGTGGCATCCATACCCATGAAGGGGGATATTGATTCTCTCAATGCTTCTGTGGCGGCAGGTGTACTGGCTTATGAGATCGTAAGACAACGTTTGGGATAAGAGATGAGGTGTGATGATCATAAAAAAGAATGGTACGGCTATGGTGGCTGCCTGTGCAGCGATTCTGTTTACTTTCAGCGGATTTGTTTCAGCTGGTGATATTGCTGCGGCGGACAGCATAGAAGAAAGTATTGAGTGGAAGACTGTAGTAAGCATTGGGGATGAAGCGGTTCCTCTATATTCAAAGCCTTCCGGGAGCAAAGTGAAGATCCCTCAGGCTCCGGGAACGGTTACCTATGGAAATGGTACAGCACTGGTAGATGCGTCCAACGCCAGTCATGGCTATGTGATGGTCCAGTATAGCGGAAATTCATCCAAGATAAAAGTCCAGGTAATAAAAAACGGAGGAGAGACTTATTCCTATGATTTAAATGCCAGATCTGCCTATGAGGTATTTCCTCTAACAGAAGGAAACGGAAAATATACGGTCCGGGTTTTAGAGCAGGTACAGGGGAACCAGTACGCCATAAAATCCAGCAGTGATATTAATGTAACACTTGCAGACCAGTTTGAGCCGTTCCTTTACCCCAATCAATATGTGAATTTTTCCACCGGAAGTGCGGTGGTGAAAAAGGGGGAGGAGCTTGCAGCTTCTGCACCTGATGCCATTGGCGTAGTCACCAATGTTTATAATTTTGTTGTAAAGAATTTTACCTATGACACGGCACTGGCAAGCTCTGTTCAGTCCGGCTATCTGCCTGATGTGGATCAGGTGCTATCTCAGAAAAAGGGAATTTGTTTTGACTATGCGGCAGTTATGACTGCCATGCTGCGTTCCCAGGATATCCCCACAAAACTTGTGGTGGGTTATACAGGCAGCCTGTATCATGCCTGGGTCAATGTTTATATTGAAGGCCAGGGCTGGGTGGATAATATCATCTATTTTGACGGATATGACTGGAAGCTTATGGACCCAACGTTTGCATCCTCCGGAGGCAGTGATCCGTCCATACAGCAATATATCACAAACAACTCCAATTATAAGGCAAAATATACATACTAAAGAACTTCATTTAAAGGAGAAACGACAGATGAAAATGAAAGCGAAAAAGCGATATTCCGCAAGGGAACTTTCCGCTTTCTGCCTTCAAATATCAATTCTACTCCATGCTGCAATCCC
This genomic stretch from Lacrimispora sphenoides harbors:
- a CDS encoding transglutaminase-like domain-containing protein; translated protein: MKKNGTAMVAACAAILFTFSGFVSAGDIAAADSIEESIEWKTVVSIGDEAVPLYSKPSGSKVKIPQAPGTVTYGNGTALVDASNASHGYVMVQYSGNSSKIKVQVIKNGGETYSYDLNARSAYEVFPLTEGNGKYTVRVLEQVQGNQYAIKSSSDINVTLADQFEPFLYPNQYVNFSTGSAVVKKGEELAASAPDAIGVVTNVYNFVVKNFTYDTALASSVQSGYLPDVDQVLSQKKGICFDYAAVMTAMLRSQDIPTKLVVGYTGSLYHAWVNVYIEGQGWVDNIIYFDGYDWKLMDPTFASSGGSDPSIQQYITNNSNYKAKYTY
- a CDS encoding Mini-ribonuclease 3, yielding MEENITSLAAFSDFFKDTLKLKEVDVKTYSPLALAYIGDAVYELIVRTKVMNHGSTQVNNMHKKSARLVNAGAQAEIIRRLLEDEDLTPEEVATYKRGRNAKSATTAKHATVADYRTATGFEALCGYLYLNGNLDRLITLVGKGLERIGELE
- the rlmB gene encoding 23S rRNA (guanosine(2251)-2'-O)-methyltransferase RlmB; translated protein: MIEEFTIEGRNAVLEAFRSGKTIDKLYVQKGVQDGPIQSIIREAKKKDTIINFVERERLDQMSEEGHHQGVIAHAAAYEYAEVEDILKAAEEKGEPPFLFLLDGIEDPHNLGAIIRTANLAGAHGVIIPKRRAVGLTATVAKTSAGALNYTPVAKVTNLTATMEELKKKGMWFVCADMDGELMYRLDLKGPIGLVIGSEGSGVGKLVKETCDMVASIPMKGDIDSLNASVAAGVLAYEIVRQRLG